A single region of the Echinimonas agarilytica genome encodes:
- the fadJ gene encoding fatty acid oxidation complex subunit alpha FadJ, with amino-acid sequence MSTQNSAFSLTFSDGVAIVTMDVIGESVNTLKAEFASQIKGVLTDIKATSDIVGVVIISGKKDSFVAGADISMLDACETAAEAEALALSGHEVFSEIENFHVPVVAAIDGTCLGGGLELAMACHHRIISNNEKTRLGLPEVQLGLLPGGGGTQRLPRLVGATKALDMMLTGKQLRAKQALKAGLVDDVVPASILLREAKVLACKAKPAVRTVKRDLMGKLLETNALGQKVLFDQARKKLLSKTKGNYPAPERIVEVVEFGLNNGMQAGLAKEAKLFSELVMSPESVELRQIFFATTEMKKEFGVEGVEPAQVNKAMVLGGGLMGGGIANVTAIKAGIPARIKDISEVGIGHALKYSYDLLQKKVKRRIMTASERDQNMSLLSGTLDYSGVKDVDIVVEAVFEDIQLKHQMVKEVEAHCAEHTIFASNTSSLPISDIAEAASRPENVIGLHYFSPVDKMPLAEVIAHPGTSDETIATTVAFARKQGKTPIVVKDGAGFYVNRILALYMNEAAQLLLSGEPVEKLDKILVKFGFPVGPMTLLDEVGIDVGAKISPILESKLGARFTAPAAFDKLIADDRKGKKNSRGFYQYGAKKKGPKKVDDTVYATLGVTPAGHLPANRIVELCVMQMLNEAARCLEEGILASARDGDIGAIFGIGFPPFLGGPFRYMDRLGADKVVERLTEFEQQFGERFTPCDLLKSMAKNNESFY; translated from the coding sequence ATGAGCACACAGAATAGCGCGTTCTCATTAACGTTTAGTGACGGCGTTGCCATTGTCACCATGGATGTGATTGGCGAGTCAGTGAATACATTAAAAGCTGAATTCGCTTCACAAATTAAAGGCGTTTTGACAGACATTAAAGCGACTTCGGACATCGTGGGTGTGGTGATTATCAGTGGCAAAAAAGATAGCTTTGTTGCTGGAGCTGATATCAGCATGCTCGATGCCTGCGAGACCGCAGCAGAGGCTGAAGCTTTGGCCTTGTCAGGGCATGAAGTGTTTTCTGAAATAGAGAATTTTCACGTGCCGGTCGTGGCCGCGATTGATGGCACTTGCTTAGGTGGAGGACTCGAGCTCGCAATGGCGTGTCATCACCGCATCATTTCCAACAATGAGAAAACGCGCTTGGGTTTACCTGAAGTACAACTGGGGCTTTTGCCTGGCGGCGGCGGTACACAGCGTTTGCCTCGACTTGTGGGGGCAACCAAAGCACTTGATATGATGCTCACTGGTAAACAGCTGCGTGCAAAACAGGCGTTGAAAGCAGGATTAGTTGACGATGTAGTGCCTGCGAGTATTTTATTGCGCGAAGCGAAGGTGCTGGCTTGCAAAGCCAAGCCTGCAGTTCGTACTGTTAAGCGCGATTTGATGGGCAAGTTGCTCGAAACTAATGCACTGGGACAAAAAGTTTTATTTGACCAAGCGCGCAAAAAGCTCTTGAGCAAAACTAAGGGTAACTACCCTGCGCCCGAGCGTATTGTTGAAGTGGTGGAGTTTGGTCTCAATAACGGCATGCAAGCAGGGTTAGCAAAGGAGGCAAAGTTGTTTTCTGAGCTAGTCATGTCGCCAGAATCTGTTGAGTTGCGACAGATCTTCTTTGCAACCACAGAAATGAAGAAAGAATTTGGTGTAGAAGGGGTTGAACCTGCGCAAGTCAATAAGGCGATGGTGTTAGGTGGCGGGCTGATGGGCGGGGGCATTGCCAATGTGACAGCAATTAAGGCTGGCATACCTGCGCGTATTAAAGATATTAGTGAAGTCGGTATCGGTCATGCATTGAAGTATTCTTATGATTTACTTCAGAAAAAAGTGAAGCGAAGAATCATGACTGCATCTGAGCGTGATCAGAACATGAGCTTATTAAGCGGCACGCTCGATTATTCTGGTGTCAAAGATGTTGATATTGTTGTGGAAGCCGTATTTGAGGACATTCAGCTAAAACATCAGATGGTCAAGGAAGTGGAAGCGCATTGTGCCGAGCACACGATCTTTGCATCAAACACTTCATCTTTACCTATTTCAGATATTGCTGAGGCTGCTTCTCGTCCTGAGAATGTCATTGGCCTTCACTACTTCTCACCCGTGGATAAAATGCCGTTAGCCGAAGTGATTGCGCACCCGGGCACATCGGATGAAACTATTGCCACGACTGTAGCTTTTGCGCGTAAGCAAGGCAAAACGCCAATTGTTGTAAAAGACGGCGCAGGCTTCTATGTAAATCGTATTCTTGCGTTGTACATGAACGAAGCAGCGCAATTACTGTTAAGTGGCGAGCCTGTTGAAAAACTTGATAAAATATTGGTTAAATTCGGGTTCCCTGTGGGGCCAATGACGCTTCTTGATGAAGTTGGTATTGATGTAGGAGCAAAGATTTCTCCAATACTTGAGTCGAAGCTTGGCGCTCGTTTTACGGCTCCTGCAGCTTTTGACAAGCTCATTGCCGATGATCGTAAAGGTAAGAAAAACAGTCGTGGTTTCTACCAGTACGGTGCTAAGAAAAAAGGCCCGAAAAAAGTTGATGACACGGTGTATGCAACGTTAGGTGTGACCCCAGCAGGGCACTTACCTGCAAATCGCATTGTTGAGTTGTGTGTGATGCAAATGTTGAATGAAGCTGCTCGCTGTTTAGAAGAGGGGATACTCGCATCTGCGCGTGATGGAGATATTGGCGCTATTTTTGGCATTGGTTTTCCTCCGTTCTTAGGAGGGCCATTCCGCTATATGGACCGTTTGGGCGCAGATAAAGTTGTTGAACGACTGACTGAGTTTGAGCAGCAATTTGGTGAACGTTTTACGCCATGTGACTTGTTGAAATCAATGGCTAAAAACAACGAGTCTTTTTACTAG